A genome region from endosymbiont of Acanthamoeba sp. UWC8 includes the following:
- a CDS encoding ATP-binding protein, whose product MKFTPGSLFGRFLLIIMLPMVLLQVVITIIFYERHWENVTSHMQDALVGEVETVLNTINSTKSNNKKALNILSPLGLEVKFLTKETFLQNKNKFSSKQFDQDLSEFKAKLKKLKTQPSYISYISDKSSITVGYTTKGKYMEICFSSKRIKSPTTYIFMLWMIGVASLLIIISLTFMRNQIRSITKLAEVADQFGKGHDIEFFKPSGAKEIRTAGNAFIKMKQRIERQIKYRTELLAHISHDLRTPLTRLKLQTAMLDDKGIAEEISQDLNEMEQMVISYLDFAKGEGNEEVVETEIIALLNKTLAKFNDARLVINTSVNMQYMPLRPNAFQRAINNIIENAIKYAKSKIEVIVYKLDDNLYITVDDDGKGIEEQDRKMVFKPFQKTSNSKEGYGLGLAILKSVVQAHGGKIKLAQSPYNGLRIILIFPI is encoded by the coding sequence ATGAAATTCACCCCCGGTTCATTATTCGGAAGATTTTTGTTAATTATCATGCTCCCTATGGTGTTGCTGCAGGTAGTGATCACCATAATATTTTATGAAAGGCATTGGGAGAATGTCACCTCTCATATGCAAGATGCACTGGTTGGAGAAGTGGAAACAGTTTTAAACACCATAAACAGCACAAAATCAAATAATAAGAAGGCTTTAAATATACTAAGTCCCCTAGGTTTGGAGGTAAAATTTTTAACTAAGGAAACATTTCTACAAAATAAAAATAAGTTTTCTTCCAAGCAATTTGACCAAGATCTTTCAGAATTTAAAGCAAAGTTGAAGAAGCTTAAAACCCAACCAAGTTATATAAGTTATATTAGCGATAAATCATCAATTACAGTCGGCTATACCACAAAAGGAAAATACATGGAAATATGTTTTTCAAGCAAGCGGATAAAAAGCCCTACCACTTATATATTTATGCTATGGATGATAGGGGTTGCTTCGCTGTTAATTATAATATCCCTAACGTTCATGCGAAACCAAATAAGATCGATTACTAAACTTGCAGAAGTTGCCGACCAGTTCGGTAAAGGCCATGATATAGAATTTTTCAAGCCCTCGGGCGCTAAAGAAATCAGAACTGCGGGTAATGCATTTATAAAAATGAAACAAAGAATTGAGAGACAGATAAAATATCGAACTGAACTTCTAGCCCATATTTCACATGACTTGAGAACACCGCTTACTCGGTTAAAATTACAAACCGCTATGCTGGATGATAAGGGAATAGCTGAAGAAATAAGCCAAGATTTAAATGAAATGGAGCAAATGGTCATAAGTTATTTGGATTTTGCCAAAGGTGAGGGTAATGAAGAGGTGGTTGAAACAGAAATAATAGCTTTATTAAATAAAACATTAGCAAAGTTTAATGATGCCCGATTGGTTATCAATACTTCCGTTAATATGCAGTACATGCCTCTCCGCCCTAATGCATTCCAACGCGCGATTAATAATATAATTGAGAACGCTATCAAATATGCAAAGAGTAAAATAGAAGTAATAGTTTATAAGCTGGATGATAACCTCTATATCACGGTTGACGATGACGGCAAAGGTATAGAAGAGCAGGATAGAAAAATGGTTTTCAAACCATTCCAAAAAACCTCTAATAGTAAAGAGGGTTATGGACTTGGGCTTGCAATTTTAAAAAGTGTCGTTCAAGCGCATGGAGGGAAAATTAAACTTGCCCAAAGCCCTTATAATGGTTTAAGAATTATATTAATATTCCCTATTTAG
- the gpmI gene encoding 2,3-bisphosphoglycerate-independent phosphoglycerate mutase — protein sequence MTTRILLVLDGWGYNPSPKYNAILGADTPNYSYILQNYPHSLIETSGLDVGLPEGQMGNSEVGHMTIGSGRVMFQDLPKINHAVESKQIEDNEALKELIATLKENGGTCHIMGLISDGGVHSHIDHIVALSKILRKHNIKVLIHAITDGRDTPPKCAQSYINFITQAGLEIASISGRFYAMDRDKRWDRIELSYNAIIKAQAPKFNTPQEVIEQSYTQDISDEFIIPHVRNNYQGIKENDAILMANFRADRVREILTALVEEDFKDFPRENKVKLASVVGMTEYSEELNRYLSTLFPAENIAYTLGEVISKHGMRQLRIAETEKYAHVTFFLSGGREEPFEGEERILVPSPKVKTYDLAPQMSVYDVTDKLIEAIKSRSYNLICANFANADMVGHSGNIEATVKAIEAIDDCLGKILTTIKETDSEMLITADHGNAELMKNPDTLEPFTSHTLFKVPLIYIGEKNIKLKDGALSDIAPTLLELIDIKKPKEMTGNSLITFFP from the coding sequence ATGACTACTCGTATTTTATTAGTTCTTGACGGTTGGGGTTATAACCCTTCGCCGAAGTATAATGCGATTTTAGGCGCTGATACTCCTAATTACTCATATATATTACAAAATTATCCCCACTCTTTAATTGAAACAAGTGGTTTAGATGTCGGCCTACCTGAAGGGCAGATGGGCAATTCCGAGGTAGGTCACATGACTATAGGCAGCGGAAGAGTAATGTTCCAAGACTTACCTAAAATAAATCATGCGGTTGAATCAAAACAGATAGAAGATAATGAAGCATTAAAGGAGCTGATTGCAACATTAAAAGAAAACGGTGGAACCTGCCACATAATGGGGCTTATATCTGACGGCGGAGTGCATTCGCATATTGATCATATAGTCGCCCTCAGCAAAATACTTCGGAAACATAATATTAAAGTTTTAATCCATGCAATTACTGATGGTAGGGATACCCCTCCGAAATGCGCACAAAGTTATATAAATTTCATTACTCAAGCAGGGTTAGAAATTGCAAGTATAAGCGGAAGGTTCTATGCAATGGATAGAGATAAAAGATGGGATAGGATTGAACTTAGTTATAATGCTATAATTAAGGCACAAGCACCAAAGTTTAATACTCCGCAGGAAGTTATCGAGCAAAGCTATACTCAGGATATATCCGATGAATTCATCATTCCGCACGTAAGAAACAACTACCAAGGGATAAAAGAAAATGATGCTATACTGATGGCAAACTTCCGCGCTGATAGAGTTAGAGAAATTTTAACCGCATTAGTAGAAGAAGATTTTAAAGATTTTCCTCGGGAAAATAAAGTAAAACTAGCATCGGTTGTAGGAATGACTGAATATTCGGAGGAGCTAAACCGATATTTAAGCACTCTTTTCCCTGCTGAAAATATTGCTTATACTTTAGGAGAAGTTATCTCAAAGCATGGAATGCGGCAACTAAGGATAGCGGAAACCGAGAAATATGCTCATGTTACGTTTTTCTTAAGCGGCGGAAGAGAAGAGCCGTTTGAAGGAGAAGAGAGGATTTTAGTTCCCTCTCCGAAAGTTAAAACTTATGATCTAGCGCCTCAAATGTCAGTATATGATGTAACCGATAAATTAATTGAGGCTATCAAAAGCAGATCTTATAACTTAATTTGTGCTAATTTTGCAAATGCTGATATGGTAGGTCATTCCGGTAATATTGAAGCTACAGTGAAAGCTATAGAAGCTATTGATGATTGCTTAGGTAAAATCCTAACCACTATTAAAGAAACTGATTCGGAAATGTTAATTACAGCCGACCACGGTAACGCGGAATTAATGAAGAACCCGGATACCCTTGAACCGTTTACTTCTCATACTTTATTTAAAGTACCTTTAATTTACATCGGGGAAAAGAATATAAAGTTAAAAGATGGAGCATTATCTGATATAGCGCCTACACTTTTGGAGTTGATTGACATAAAAAAACCTAAAGAAATGACCGGGAATTCGTTAATCACATTCTTTCCGTAA
- a CDS encoding deoxyguanosinetriphosphate triphosphohydrolase produces MEQIISNDKKNLRLASYAVDIAHSQGRRHKESYEGYLLPYQNDRNRIINSISFRRLEYKTQVFINYAGDHYRTRLTHSLEVAQIAKAIAYELNLNEDLTECIALAHDLGHPPFGHAGEDALQEVAKEFGGFDHNAQTLKILTYLEQRYAEFDGLNLTWETLEGIAKHNGPLTGKYSKPKKLSNIYTDITKVFDLKLETFASLEAQVASLADDIAYINHDIDDGYRAGFITISDLKSLDLLGEIFTMLESTYPNLSVSKMISEALRRLKKQMVTDLVAEIKRRISFYNIHSAEDIRNMHEPIAAFSKDMEVIKDKIKAFLFERIYRHYKINRTKVKACHVVKNLFETLMKNPNCMPTDWYEKLVDCDEQKKAEIIIDYIAGMTDRYAIEQYKKLFDPLEY; encoded by the coding sequence ATGGAGCAGATAATCAGCAATGATAAGAAGAATTTACGGTTGGCAAGTTATGCCGTTGATATTGCGCATAGCCAGGGAAGACGGCATAAAGAAAGCTATGAAGGATATCTTTTACCATACCAAAATGACCGAAATCGTATAATAAATTCCATATCTTTCAGAAGACTTGAATACAAGACTCAAGTATTTATAAATTATGCGGGAGACCACTATAGAACTCGATTAACCCATAGCTTAGAAGTCGCTCAAATTGCAAAAGCTATTGCATATGAGCTGAACTTAAATGAAGATTTAACCGAGTGCATAGCTTTAGCTCATGATTTAGGCCACCCACCCTTCGGGCATGCGGGTGAAGATGCCTTGCAGGAAGTAGCAAAAGAATTCGGCGGATTTGACCATAATGCTCAAACCTTAAAAATTCTAACCTATCTTGAGCAAAGGTACGCAGAATTTGACGGACTAAATTTAACCTGGGAAACTTTAGAAGGAATTGCCAAGCATAATGGCCCATTAACCGGGAAATACAGTAAGCCTAAAAAACTGAGTAATATATATACCGATATAACTAAAGTATTTGATTTAAAACTTGAAACCTTTGCCTCTCTTGAAGCGCAGGTTGCATCGCTTGCCGATGATATCGCTTATATAAATCATGACATTGATGACGGATATAGAGCAGGATTTATTACCATTTCGGATCTTAAATCTTTAGATCTGTTGGGTGAAATATTTACTATGCTTGAATCTACTTATCCGAATCTCTCTGTTTCAAAGATGATAAGTGAGGCGCTAAGAAGATTGAAAAAACAAATGGTTACCGATTTAGTTGCCGAGATTAAAAGAAGAATATCTTTTTACAATATTCATTCTGCTGAAGATATTAGAAACATGCATGAGCCGATTGCGGCCTTTTCAAAAGATATGGAAGTGATAAAGGATAAAATAAAAGCATTTCTGTTCGAAAGGATTTATCGTCATTATAAAATTAATCGTACTAAAGTAAAAGCGTGCCATGTGGTGAAAAATTTGTTTGAAACCTTAATGAAAAATCCGAATTGTATGCCGACCGATTGGTATGAGAAGCTGGTTGATTGCGACGAACAAAAGAAAGCTGAGATTATAATAGATTATATAGCAGGCATGACGGATAGATATGCTATTGAGCAATATAAAAAGCTCTTTGACCCTTTAGAATATTGA
- a CDS encoding division/cell wall cluster transcriptional repressor MraZ: protein MHNMGIFISTYINKLDDKNRLSVPAPFRSIIEAEGSMTIYGYCSFINNAIEVCTEKRMRELQGYIEDLDIFSLERDALETAILGGAELLNIDSKGRIVLPERLIKFGNIKNEAAFVGKGKTFEIWSIEEFPEHSKKSRDYAISKKITLKQKRGGE, encoded by the coding sequence ATGCATAATATGGGAATTTTTATTTCTACTTATATAAATAAGTTAGATGATAAGAACCGCCTTTCAGTTCCGGCTCCTTTCAGGAGCATAATTGAAGCTGAGGGAAGTATGACGATTTACGGGTATTGCTCATTTATTAATAATGCTATTGAAGTTTGTACGGAAAAAAGAATGCGGGAGTTACAGGGATACATAGAAGATTTGGATATCTTTTCACTAGAGCGCGATGCGTTAGAAACTGCAATTTTAGGTGGTGCAGAGTTGCTTAATATTGATAGCAAAGGCCGCATTGTTCTACCTGAGCGTTTAATTAAATTCGGTAATATAAAAAATGAAGCAGCTTTTGTAGGTAAGGGAAAAACATTTGAAATATGGTCGATTGAGGAATTTCCGGAGCATTCTAAAAAGTCAAGAGATTACGCTATCTCCAAAAAAATAACTTTAAAGCAAAAAAGAGGAGGGGAATAA
- the rsmH gene encoding 16S rRNA (cytosine(1402)-N(4))-methyltransferase RsmH, whose translation MQIINSSETLKPHKPVLIKEVLEALSPQDGGIYIDATFGAGGYSKEILTNAGCKVHGIDRDSSVTKFADDLSKQFEGRFNFINGEFGSLENIILENNLDRINGIVFDIGVSSMQLDQGERGFSFAKNAPLDMRMDQNSGGITAYDIVNSTSEGELADIIFKFGGERKSRKIAYLINKARSIKPIETTCELAEIIARGNGRYNHSIHPATKAFQALRIVVNDELTQLENALIAAAKHIALGGKILVITFHSLEDKIVKEYFNELCGKRINTNRHLPQIEFYNEPSFEFVFKGALTPSNEEVSGNPRARSAKLRAIRRIK comes from the coding sequence ATGCAGATTATAAACTCCTCAGAAACTTTAAAGCCTCATAAGCCCGTATTGATAAAAGAAGTATTAGAAGCCCTTTCTCCTCAGGATGGAGGTATATATATCGATGCAACATTTGGTGCCGGTGGGTATAGTAAAGAAATTTTAACTAATGCCGGTTGCAAGGTGCATGGTATAGATAGAGATAGCAGTGTTACAAAATTTGCAGATGATTTATCCAAGCAGTTTGAAGGACGTTTTAATTTTATAAACGGGGAATTCGGTAGTTTAGAAAACATTATACTAGAAAATAATCTAGATAGAATTAACGGTATAGTGTTTGATATCGGGGTTTCTTCCATGCAACTGGATCAAGGCGAGCGAGGCTTCTCTTTTGCTAAAAATGCACCACTTGATATGAGGATGGATCAAAATAGCGGCGGCATTACTGCTTACGACATAGTGAACAGCACTTCGGAAGGAGAGCTGGCTGATATAATTTTTAAATTCGGCGGAGAGAGAAAATCAAGAAAAATAGCTTATCTGATTAATAAAGCCCGCAGTATTAAACCTATCGAAACAACTTGTGAGCTGGCAGAGATAATTGCTCGCGGAAACGGTAGATATAATCATTCCATTCACCCTGCAACTAAAGCTTTTCAGGCATTAAGGATTGTTGTTAATGACGAACTTACTCAATTGGAAAATGCATTAATTGCTGCTGCTAAGCATATAGCTTTGGGTGGAAAGATATTAGTTATCACTTTCCATTCATTGGAAGATAAAATAGTTAAAGAATATTTTAATGAGTTATGTGGAAAACGTATTAATACCAACCGCCATCTACCTCAGATTGAATTTTATAACGAACCGAGCTTCGAATTTGTATTCAAAGGAGCTTTAACCCCATCAAACGAAGAAGTATCAGGCAACCCCCGAGCCAGATCGGCCAAACTTAGAGCAATAAGGAGGATAAAATGA
- a CDS encoding peptidoglycan D,D-transpeptidase FtsI family protein, whose protein sequence is MQLRTKQHNQQITERAKSANYEKAMDICHGRLTFVIICLTLSFLALIFRLFYLTGFSSIEDIKLTSSRKPSKEFLLKRASITDRNGELLATNITTASLYANPRYLINAEETARKLSDALPSIKYQDLITKFKLNKNFAWVKRHLTPKEQQIIHDLGIPGLYFTKDERRVYPQTHLFAHSVGFTDVDGNGLSGIEKTFNYDLTESTQLPLELSLDLRIQNIVREELLSAIDLNQAIGASGLVMNINNGEVISMVSLPDFNPNRTEGTNDRQRFNQISLGSYEMGSVFKVLTTASAFDLGRVKVNDAFNVSIPYKVANFKINDYKGKGGELSIPEILMYSSNIGTAQIASYIGVKDQQEYMQRFGVLDKLSIEIPEVSSPRYPPKKKWNEVSMVTISYGHGIAVTPLHLARAIAASVNGGVLVQPTLLKHHAPRDEYPRVIGEETSLLMRKMLRLVVTGGSGRRAEVPGYFLGGKSGTAEKICGRGYCKNSNLSLFVAAYPIHKPEYLVLVMVDEAKRNIHNSGLLSGGAVAAPVAGEIVKRISPILGVNPVLDKSEEINDMLSLDFNPRHQKISNR, encoded by the coding sequence ATGCAGCTTCGAACAAAGCAGCATAACCAGCAGATTACTGAAAGGGCTAAATCTGCAAATTATGAAAAAGCCATGGATATATGCCACGGTAGGCTAACTTTTGTTATCATATGCTTAACCTTATCTTTTTTAGCCTTGATTTTTCGACTTTTTTATTTAACTGGTTTTTCATCAATTGAAGATATAAAACTTACTTCAAGTAGAAAACCCTCTAAGGAATTTTTATTAAAGAGAGCTTCAATTACCGATAGAAATGGAGAGCTGCTTGCAACCAACATTACTACTGCTTCGTTGTATGCCAATCCTCGTTACCTAATTAATGCTGAAGAAACTGCAAGAAAATTATCAGATGCTTTACCCAGCATAAAATATCAGGACTTAATAACTAAATTTAAATTAAATAAAAATTTTGCCTGGGTAAAGAGGCACCTCACCCCTAAAGAGCAGCAAATCATTCATGATCTTGGTATCCCGGGTTTATATTTTACTAAAGATGAAAGGAGAGTCTACCCGCAAACTCACTTATTTGCCCATAGCGTCGGGTTTACTGATGTTGACGGCAATGGGCTCTCAGGCATAGAAAAAACTTTTAATTACGATTTGACTGAGTCAACTCAGCTGCCCCTGGAACTCTCTCTTGATTTAAGGATACAAAATATAGTACGTGAAGAATTATTGAGTGCCATTGATTTAAACCAAGCCATAGGTGCTTCAGGTTTGGTTATGAATATTAATAACGGAGAAGTTATTTCGATGGTAAGCCTACCGGATTTTAATCCTAATAGAACCGAAGGTACCAACGACAGACAAAGATTTAATCAAATTAGCCTAGGCTCCTATGAGATGGGATCGGTATTTAAGGTATTGACCACTGCCTCAGCCTTTGATTTAGGAAGGGTAAAAGTTAATGATGCTTTTAATGTCTCCATTCCTTACAAGGTCGCAAATTTTAAAATCAATGACTATAAAGGTAAAGGCGGAGAGCTTTCCATACCTGAGATTTTAATGTATTCATCAAACATCGGCACCGCTCAAATAGCCTCTTATATCGGAGTTAAGGATCAGCAGGAATACATGCAGAGGTTCGGAGTTTTGGACAAGCTAAGCATTGAAATTCCTGAAGTATCCTCCCCTCGCTATCCGCCAAAAAAGAAATGGAATGAAGTAAGTATGGTCACGATCAGCTATGGGCACGGCATAGCAGTCACTCCTCTTCATCTAGCAAGAGCTATTGCAGCTTCCGTAAACGGCGGGGTGTTAGTACAACCTACTCTACTTAAACATCATGCGCCCAGAGACGAATACCCCAGAGTAATCGGAGAAGAAACCTCACTACTTATGCGTAAGATGCTAAGGTTGGTAGTTACCGGCGGTTCAGGAAGAAGGGCTGAAGTACCCGGATACTTTTTAGGCGGGAAAAGTGGTACGGCCGAAAAAATCTGTGGTCGAGGTTATTGCAAAAATTCAAATTTATCTTTATTTGTTGCCGCATACCCGATCCATAAGCCTGAATATTTGGTTTTAGTCATGGTTGATGAAGCAAAACGCAATATTCACAATAGCGGGTTACTCTCCGGCGGAGCGGTTGCCGCCCCTGTTGCAGGAGAGATCGTGAAAAGAATATCTCCTATACTCGGTGTTAATCCGGTTTTAGACAAGAGTGAAGAGATAAACGATATGCTCTCACTTGATTTCAATCCTCGTCATCAAAAAATCAGTAATCGCTGA
- the glmS gene encoding glutamine--fructose-6-phosphate transaminase (isomerizing), with the protein MCGIIGIVSNYQDVSERVLHSIARLEYRGYDSAGIATIFSNGFNLLKLAGKVKDLKAVFKKNPTRGRIGIGHTRWATHGAPSYENAHPMLTKDIALVHNGIIENYMEIKEELKEQNYEFSGDTDTEVLANLIQSYIDQKQPLDQAIRNAADRCHGLYAFIVISSHDPNTIIGVKKGLPLAVGIGENEMYFGSDAYALFPLTNKLIYLNDNEIATITSREYKVCDMKGNELNKEIKKVSIQEVSGKEEFEHYMLKEIYEQPSAIARCFDHYYDSNKKELLFKAMDFNWNEVKKVYIIACGTSYYAGAVAKYWLEQKTKINVEIDIASEFRYREPVLDTKDVFIFISQSGETADTLAALKMVKEKGIKTFAVVNVEESSMGNLADFVLPICAGSEIGVASTKAFTCQLIVLSLLSLYISYAKGLLSNIEFEKELLKLHETPGKVTETLNLDRNVKTLAENILHLNNIIYIGRGIAYPIALEGALKIKELSYLPALGMPAGELKHGPIALIDNNTPVCVIAPNDKLFAKTASNLQEAYARGGKIILFSDKNGIEQLKNFCFMTIELPEADDFTAPLLYTIPLQMLAYHFAVLKGNDVDQPRNLAKSVTVE; encoded by the coding sequence ATGTGTGGAATTATAGGCATAGTAAGTAATTATCAGGATGTAAGTGAAAGAGTATTACATTCAATCGCAAGATTAGAATATAGAGGTTATGATTCAGCCGGCATTGCCACAATATTTTCTAATGGCTTTAACCTGCTGAAATTAGCCGGCAAGGTAAAAGACCTTAAAGCCGTTTTTAAAAAGAACCCGACTCGCGGCCGGATAGGTATAGGCCACACAAGGTGGGCTACTCACGGGGCTCCGTCATACGAAAATGCACACCCTATGTTAACTAAAGATATCGCACTGGTTCATAACGGTATTATCGAAAATTATATGGAAATCAAAGAAGAGCTAAAGGAACAAAATTATGAGTTTAGCGGCGATACCGATACTGAAGTATTAGCAAATTTGATCCAATCTTATATTGACCAAAAGCAGCCACTCGATCAGGCAATAAGAAATGCAGCCGACCGTTGCCATGGCCTATATGCTTTTATTGTAATCAGCAGTCATGATCCAAATACGATAATAGGGGTAAAGAAAGGTTTGCCACTCGCAGTCGGAATAGGTGAAAATGAGATGTATTTCGGCTCGGATGCTTATGCCTTATTTCCGCTTACCAATAAGCTTATTTATTTAAATGATAATGAAATTGCTACCATTACCTCCCGCGAATATAAAGTTTGCGACATGAAGGGAAATGAGCTGAATAAAGAAATTAAAAAAGTTTCAATCCAGGAAGTTTCCGGTAAAGAAGAATTTGAGCATTATATGCTTAAAGAGATTTATGAGCAACCGAGTGCGATTGCTCGCTGTTTTGATCACTATTATGATTCTAATAAGAAAGAGCTGTTATTTAAGGCAATGGACTTTAACTGGAATGAAGTTAAAAAGGTATATATAATTGCCTGCGGCACTTCATACTATGCCGGAGCAGTGGCAAAATATTGGCTCGAGCAAAAAACTAAAATTAACGTTGAAATTGATATAGCTTCGGAATTTCGTTACCGTGAACCGGTTTTAGATACTAAAGACGTATTTATTTTTATCTCCCAATCAGGCGAGACTGCCGATACTCTCGCTGCACTTAAAATGGTTAAGGAAAAGGGGATTAAAACATTTGCAGTAGTAAACGTGGAAGAGAGCTCTATGGGTAACCTTGCTGATTTTGTTTTACCTATTTGCGCCGGAAGTGAAATAGGGGTTGCTTCTACTAAAGCATTTACATGCCAACTTATAGTATTATCTCTGCTTTCTCTATATATCAGTTATGCGAAAGGCCTACTAAGCAATATAGAATTTGAAAAGGAGTTGTTAAAGCTGCATGAAACTCCTGGTAAAGTTACGGAAACGTTAAACTTGGATAGAAATGTTAAAACCCTGGCTGAGAACATTCTTCACCTTAATAATATTATTTATATCGGCAGAGGTATTGCCTACCCTATAGCATTGGAAGGAGCACTAAAAATAAAAGAATTATCATATCTTCCTGCGCTCGGTATGCCGGCAGGGGAATTAAAACATGGACCGATAGCCTTAATTGATAACAACACGCCTGTTTGTGTAATCGCTCCAAATGATAAGCTATTTGCTAAAACAGCCTCCAACTTACAGGAAGCATACGCAAGAGGAGGTAAAATCATTTTATTCAGTGATAAGAATGGTATAGAACAACTCAAAAACTTTTGTTTTATGACCATTGAGTTGCCTGAAGCAGATGATTTTACCGCCCCCCTACTATATACTATTCCGTTACAAATGCTTGCCTACCATTTTGCAGTGCTTAAAGGTAATGATGTAGATCAGCCCAGGAATTTAGCAAAATCAGTAACCGTAGAATAA